A window from Melopsittacus undulatus isolate bMelUnd1 chromosome Z, bMelUnd1.mat.Z, whole genome shotgun sequence encodes these proteins:
- the LOC115947423 gene encoding SUN domain-containing protein 5-like — MFGAAHNILAEPASSCSKDSLAPAQLCDCRSAGYCFHIRLGSSSGHGVHPYGGSPEPETSRCPPSRDTPSVMCLQGMLPGPPSFVPTVHTAAPSGPALATALGRDRPALGTVPSSCGVCRSSQWVCSSRLLRLLSGYLPGVVLIVLGHLALPLLFPQRYLSACICSVKEITQTKSACLMILCLIFLAAVAGAYFGTFLPIWMVLPQEVSEVMPDKPVNELTSLRNSFSMLGKQAEGVQELRTAVTSLVADLRSVEKELQDLRMAMSAMPLEESIQMSAWILKSKGTVIDLQRSPRSYMWPCSVFRFACDSNHLDTFVQMDISPGYCWPFQAPQSQVDIRLPTQVQPTAITVQHPLKVSSGLGGISSALRDFTVSGMDGEEETLLGTFTYDIAEQPIQTFPLQNELSRAFQFIRLAIRSNWGESSNTCIYRVKVHGKVVEMNAAGRGQGDLLLQKQKEGKASKPRSMAGF, encoded by the exons ATGTTTGGGGCTGCACACAACATCCTTGCAGAGCCGGCATCATCCTGCTCCAAGGACAGCCTTGCACCAGCTCAGCTATGTGACTGCCGCAGCGCTGGCTACTGTTTCCATATCCGTCTGGGATCCTCCAGCGGCCATGGGGTACACCCCTACGGTGGGAGCCCAGAGCCTGAAACCTCCCGCTGCCCTCCTTCCCGGGACACACCGTCTGTGATGTGCCTGCAAGGGATGCTGCCTGGCCCTCCCTCCTTTGTTCCTACAGTGCACACAGCTGCCCCCTCTGGCCCTGCCCTAGCCACCGCGCTGGGGAGAGATCGCCCTGCCCTGGGAACAGTGCCCAGCTCCTGCGGTGTCTGCCGCTCATCCCAGTGGGTGTGCTCAAGCAGGCTCCTCAGGCTTTTGTCTGGTTACTTGCCAGGTGTGGTCTTGATCGTTCTTGGTCATCTGGCGCTACCTCTGCTGTTCCCCCAGCGATACCTCAGTGCCTGCATCTGCAGTGT GAAAGAGATCACCCAGACGAAGAGCGCATGCTTGATGATCCTGTGCCTGATCTTCTTAGCCGCTGTTG CTGGTGCCTACTTTGGGACCTTTCTGCCAATATGGATGGTGCTGCCGCAGGAGGTGTCAGAG GTCATGCCAGACAAGCCTGTGAATGAGTTGACGTCTCTGCG GAACTCATTCAGCATGCTGGGGAAACAAGCGGAGGGGGTGCAAGAGCTGAGGACGGCGGTTACAAGCCTGGTTGCAGACCTGAGAAGTGTGGAGAAG GAACTTCAGGACCTAAGAATGGCAATGTCTGCAATGCCTTTGGAAGAGAGCATCCAGATGTCTGCCTGgattctgaaaagcaaag GGACCGTCATCGACCTGCAGAGATCCCCCAGGAGCTATATGTGGCCCTGCAGTGTGTTCCGTTTTGCTTGTGATTCAAACCATCTGGATACTTTTGTGCAG ATGGATATTTCCCCAGGATACTGCTGGCCTTTCCAAGCACCTCAGAGCCAGGTGGACATTCGGTTGCCCACACAAGTCCAACCAACAGCGATCACTGTGCAGCATCCCTTGAAGGTGTCCTCTGGGCTTGGGGGCATCAGCAGCGCCCTGCGAGATTTCACCGTCTCT GGAATGGATGGGGAAGAGGAAACTCTGCTCGGGACTTTCACCTATGACATAGCGGAACAGCCGATCCAGACCTTCCCTCTGCAG AATGAGCTTTCCAGGGCTTTTCAGTTTATCAGACTTGCCATACGGAGCAACTGGGGTGAGTCGTCCAACACCTGCATTTATCGAGTGAAGGTTCATGGGAAGGTAGTGGAAATGAATGCTGCCGGCAGGGGACAAGGAGACCTCCTCCtccagaaacaaaaggaaggaaaagcctCCAAGCCAAGGAGCATGGCTGGTTTTTAG
- the LOC101872647 gene encoding interferon alpha-2-like, which translates to MNAFGLIQIGILLLCTSTTSCPQCNHLPLQRRRVVKNSMQLLDKMGEKFPQQCLREKMSFRFPKQVLKPRQKETVKVAIEEIFQHIFYIFNKNLTLAAWDKTALGQFQNGLYQQIEQLEACVIKKQTRHFWSKEANRLKLKKYFKEIDCFLKDKQYSLCSWEISRAEMRRCLQLVDKVVRKLNN; encoded by the coding sequence ATGAATGCCTTTGGCTTAATACAAATTGGCATCTTACTGTTGTGCACCAGCACTACCTCCTGTCCTCAGTGTAATCACCTTCCTTTACAGCGAAGAAGAGTGGTCAAGAACAGCATGCAACTTTTGGACAAAATGGGTGAAAAATTTCCTCAACAATGTCTAAGAGAGAAAATGTCCTTCAGATTTCCTAAGCAGGTTCTAAAGCCCAGACAGAAAGAGACTGTCAAAGTGGCTATTGAAGAGATCTTCCAACATATCTTCTACATCTTTAACAAGAATCTGACTCTAGCTGCTTGGGATAAGACAGCTTTAGGACAGTTCCAAAATGGACTTTATCAGCAAATTGAGCAATTGGAAGCATGTGTAATAAAGAAGCAGACCCGGCATTTTTGGAGTAAAGAAGCCAACAGGCTGAAACTGAAGAAGTACTTCAAAGAAATAGACTGTTTTCTTAAAGACAAACAGTACAGCTTGTGCTCCTGGGAAATCAGCCGTGCAGAAATGAGAAGGTGTCTTCAGTTGGTTGATAAAGTTGTAAGGAAGCTCAACAACTAA